In one Balaenoptera musculus isolate JJ_BM4_2016_0621 chromosome 2, mBalMus1.pri.v3, whole genome shotgun sequence genomic region, the following are encoded:
- the HAUS4 gene encoding HAUS augmin-like complex subunit 4 isoform X3, translating to MDESGLSLTLAKEQAQAWKEVRLHKTTWLRSEILQRVIQELLVDYYVKSQDRNLTSEDKKFHETLEQRLLVTELTQLLGPSQEREVPPLLGLEKVDLLELMPPSEDFVWMRARLLLEVEEQLKKKCFTLLCYHNPSSDSDSETLKAAKVWNLAEVLVGEKQQCQDARSQQKEQMVLLEKKSATYSQVLLRCLALLQRLLQEHRLKTQSELDRINAQYLEIKCSAMILKLRMEELKILSDTYTDEKVEVHRLIRDRLEGAIHLQEQDMEKSRQVLNTYEVLGEEFDRLVKEYTQLKQATENKRWALQEFSKACR from the exons ATGGACGAGAGTGGCTTAAGCCTCACACTGGCAAAGGAGCAGGCTCAG gcgTGGAAGGAAGTTCGATTGCATAAGACAACATGGTTAAGGTCTGAAATTTTACAGAGAGTCATTCAAGAGCTGCTTGTGGACTACTATGTGAAGAGTCAAGACAGAAATTTAACTTCTGAGGACAAAAAG tTTCATGAGACCCTGGAACAGCGGCTGCTCGTGACTGAGCTGACACAGCTCTTAGGTCCCAGCCAGGAGAGGGAGGTGCCCCCACTGCTTGGGCTGGAGAAGGTGGACCTTCTGGAGCTCATGCCACCCTCAGAG GATTTTGTGTGGATGAGAGCCCGGCTCCTGCTTGAAGTGGAGGAGCAGCTCAAGAAGAAATGTTTCACTCTGCTCTGCTACCACAATCCCAGTTCAG ATTCAGACAGTGAAACCCTGAAGGCGGCAAAGGTATGGAACCTTGCAGAGGTCCTGGTGGGTGAGAAGCAGCAGTGCCAGGATGCCAGGAGCCAGCAGAAGGAGCAGATGGTGCTCCTGGAGAAGAAGAGTGCCACCTACTCCCAG GTGCTTCTCCGCTGCCTGGCCTTGCTGCAGAGGCTTCTTCAGGAGCACCGGCTGAAGACTCAGTCTGAGCTGGACCGTATCAATGCCCAGTACCTGGAGATCAAGTGCAGCGCCATGATCCTTAAGCTGCG GATGGAAGAGCTAAAGATTTTGTCTGACACTTACACTGATGAGAAAGTGGAAGTTCATCGTCTCATTAG GGACCGTTTGGAGGGGGCTATTCACCTACAAGAGCAGGACATGGAGAAGTCCCGACAGGTCCTGAACACCTATGAGGTCCTCGGGGAGGAGTTTGACAGGCTGGTGAAAGAGTACACCCAACTCAAGCAGGCAACTGAGAACAAGCGCTGGGCCCTCCAGGAGTTCAGCAAGGCCTGCCGCTGA
- the HAUS4 gene encoding HAUS augmin-like complex subunit 4 isoform X1, translating into MLFPPVGQIRITRKADGIRGFLLIWRRDGNTPTSKQLPPCNLSEEDLLQNPHFSKLLLSLSQHMDESGLSLTLAKEQAQAWKEVRLHKTTWLRSEILQRVIQELLVDYYVKSQDRNLTSEDKKFHETLEQRLLVTELTQLLGPSQEREVPPLLGLEKVDLLELMPPSEDFVWMRARLLLEVEEQLKKKCFTLLCYHNPSSDSDSETLKAAKVWNLAEVLVGEKQQCQDARSQQKEQMVLLEKKSATYSQVLLRCLALLQRLLQEHRLKTQSELDRINAQYLEIKCSAMILKLRMEELKILSDTYTDEKVEVHRLIRDRLEGAIHLQEQDMEKSRQVLNTYEVLGEEFDRLVKEYTQLKQATENKRWALQEFSKACR; encoded by the exons ATGCTCTTTCCTCCAG TTGGACAGATAAGAATCACAAGAAAAGCAGATGGCATCCGGGGATTTCTGCTCATCTGGAGAAGGGATGGAAATACTCCAACAAG CAAACAGCTCCCTCCTTGTAACCTGAGTGAAGAGGACCTATTACAGAACCCACACTTCAGCAAACTGCTGCTGAGTCTCTCACAACACATGGACGAGAGTGGCTTAAGCCTCACACTGGCAAAGGAGCAGGCTCAG gcgTGGAAGGAAGTTCGATTGCATAAGACAACATGGTTAAGGTCTGAAATTTTACAGAGAGTCATTCAAGAGCTGCTTGTGGACTACTATGTGAAGAGTCAAGACAGAAATTTAACTTCTGAGGACAAAAAG tTTCATGAGACCCTGGAACAGCGGCTGCTCGTGACTGAGCTGACACAGCTCTTAGGTCCCAGCCAGGAGAGGGAGGTGCCCCCACTGCTTGGGCTGGAGAAGGTGGACCTTCTGGAGCTCATGCCACCCTCAGAG GATTTTGTGTGGATGAGAGCCCGGCTCCTGCTTGAAGTGGAGGAGCAGCTCAAGAAGAAATGTTTCACTCTGCTCTGCTACCACAATCCCAGTTCAG ATTCAGACAGTGAAACCCTGAAGGCGGCAAAGGTATGGAACCTTGCAGAGGTCCTGGTGGGTGAGAAGCAGCAGTGCCAGGATGCCAGGAGCCAGCAGAAGGAGCAGATGGTGCTCCTGGAGAAGAAGAGTGCCACCTACTCCCAG GTGCTTCTCCGCTGCCTGGCCTTGCTGCAGAGGCTTCTTCAGGAGCACCGGCTGAAGACTCAGTCTGAGCTGGACCGTATCAATGCCCAGTACCTGGAGATCAAGTGCAGCGCCATGATCCTTAAGCTGCG GATGGAAGAGCTAAAGATTTTGTCTGACACTTACACTGATGAGAAAGTGGAAGTTCATCGTCTCATTAG GGACCGTTTGGAGGGGGCTATTCACCTACAAGAGCAGGACATGGAGAAGTCCCGACAGGTCCTGAACACCTATGAGGTCCTCGGGGAGGAGTTTGACAGGCTGGTGAAAGAGTACACCCAACTCAAGCAGGCAACTGAGAACAAGCGCTGGGCCCTCCAGGAGTTCAGCAAGGCCTGCCGCTGA
- the HAUS4 gene encoding HAUS augmin-like complex subunit 4 isoform X2: protein MASGDFCSSGEGMEILQQVCNKQLPPCNLSEEDLLQNPHFSKLLLSLSQHMDESGLSLTLAKEQAQAWKEVRLHKTTWLRSEILQRVIQELLVDYYVKSQDRNLTSEDKKFHETLEQRLLVTELTQLLGPSQEREVPPLLGLEKVDLLELMPPSEDFVWMRARLLLEVEEQLKKKCFTLLCYHNPSSDSDSETLKAAKVWNLAEVLVGEKQQCQDARSQQKEQMVLLEKKSATYSQVLLRCLALLQRLLQEHRLKTQSELDRINAQYLEIKCSAMILKLRMEELKILSDTYTDEKVEVHRLIRDRLEGAIHLQEQDMEKSRQVLNTYEVLGEEFDRLVKEYTQLKQATENKRWALQEFSKACR from the exons ATGGCATCCGGGGATTTCTGCTCATCTGGAGAAGGGATGGAAATACTCCAACAAG TGTGCAACAAACAGCTCCCTCCTTGTAACCTGAGTGAAGAGGACCTATTACAGAACCCACACTTCAGCAAACTGCTGCTGAGTCTCTCACAACACATGGACGAGAGTGGCTTAAGCCTCACACTGGCAAAGGAGCAGGCTCAG gcgTGGAAGGAAGTTCGATTGCATAAGACAACATGGTTAAGGTCTGAAATTTTACAGAGAGTCATTCAAGAGCTGCTTGTGGACTACTATGTGAAGAGTCAAGACAGAAATTTAACTTCTGAGGACAAAAAG tTTCATGAGACCCTGGAACAGCGGCTGCTCGTGACTGAGCTGACACAGCTCTTAGGTCCCAGCCAGGAGAGGGAGGTGCCCCCACTGCTTGGGCTGGAGAAGGTGGACCTTCTGGAGCTCATGCCACCCTCAGAG GATTTTGTGTGGATGAGAGCCCGGCTCCTGCTTGAAGTGGAGGAGCAGCTCAAGAAGAAATGTTTCACTCTGCTCTGCTACCACAATCCCAGTTCAG ATTCAGACAGTGAAACCCTGAAGGCGGCAAAGGTATGGAACCTTGCAGAGGTCCTGGTGGGTGAGAAGCAGCAGTGCCAGGATGCCAGGAGCCAGCAGAAGGAGCAGATGGTGCTCCTGGAGAAGAAGAGTGCCACCTACTCCCAG GTGCTTCTCCGCTGCCTGGCCTTGCTGCAGAGGCTTCTTCAGGAGCACCGGCTGAAGACTCAGTCTGAGCTGGACCGTATCAATGCCCAGTACCTGGAGATCAAGTGCAGCGCCATGATCCTTAAGCTGCG GATGGAAGAGCTAAAGATTTTGTCTGACACTTACACTGATGAGAAAGTGGAAGTTCATCGTCTCATTAG GGACCGTTTGGAGGGGGCTATTCACCTACAAGAGCAGGACATGGAGAAGTCCCGACAGGTCCTGAACACCTATGAGGTCCTCGGGGAGGAGTTTGACAGGCTGGTGAAAGAGTACACCCAACTCAAGCAGGCAACTGAGAACAAGCGCTGGGCCCTCCAGGAGTTCAGCAAGGCCTGCCGCTGA